The Maylandia zebra isolate NMK-2024a linkage group LG14, Mzebra_GT3a, whole genome shotgun sequence genome includes the window AGGAGGAGAAGCCTGCGAAGCTGAGGCTGTGGCGCAGCAGAGGAGGCCTGAGCTTCTGCTTCTGTGGAGACGCAGCAGCATTGAGCTCATCCGCGTTGTGAATGAAGTGGCAGCGGGCACCGTACGGACAGAAGCCTATGGTGTGGAACGTGCGGCAGGGCTCTGTCTTATATTTGGGATGACGGTTGAGGCCTCTCAGCTCGTCCATGCCGTGAGCAAACTGGCACTTGGCACCGTACTTGCAGGCCCCGCTTTCCTCATATGTGCGGCACAGTTCCGTCTTGTATCGAGTGGAgatgtgtggtggtggtggtggaggcagCGTGGGTCTGGAGGAAGCAGCTGAGGAGATGGAGGTGTTACTGATGCATAGGCCAGGTGGGGGGAGTAGCAGTGGTGGGGACAAGTTGGCTGCTTTGTCCTCTCTCCCTCCCAAACTGTTGCCCTCGATCATGCTGACTGAGCGGTCAACTCTGAAGGGGATGTGGCTGAGCGAGGAGCGGGGAAGCTGACCCTCCCTGCTCCACTGCTGGTTGGAGGTCACATTTAGGCCCCAACAGGCTGACTCGGTCATCTCACAACTGCTGCTGTTGAACTTGGAGTTTGGGAGGGTCACAGGGCAGAGAGAGTGACGTCGCTGGAAGCCGAGCACCCTTTGACTGTGCTGCTGCCGTTGCTGCTGGGAGCTGGTAGACGAGCCATCTGTCGCCTCCAGGCTGCGGAAATTCTGTTGCACaaaaggagagaggagaagaATAGATGAGTGCCGTGCATTCCTGGAGCTCTGGAGCGGGGCTTGCAGGGCCAAGGCGAGCTGAAAGGAGATTTTAGAGTTGCAGCTAAAGCCAGAGGTCTTATAAATTGGATTTGCTCAAACATCTCTAAagttgcacaaaaaaaaaaacaatttataaaTAACAcataatttaaaagaaacagcaaacagcctgttttcctgtcactgtttcattaaataacatttaaaaattgcaaaaaaaaatattaaatgaagCCCCCAAAATCTGAAAAAGTTAACACGTGACACTGTAAAGTTACAACATAACACAACTAAAGATTGaacagcttttaacaccatctgAATCTGAATTTTCtacaaaatattaaagtttaaaCCACACTCATGCTTTAAATTAGACAATAAATTTGTAGCATTTCATcactttatgtttttaacaCAAATAAATGAGCTTAATAATTTACTCCTAATTCAGCTCGTATAGGCACAAGCTGATCGTGTTTCAGGCATGCTGGTACACATATATAAAGGTTTTTGATCGGTCTCTCTCACCTTGCAGAACTCCTCATCTAGTTCCAGGAAAGGTGTTAGAAAGTCGGAGGGCATGGTTAGCTCCACCGTCCTCACCGAGTCAATGAGCTGTTGTCTGATCTCACAAGGATATTAAGCACAGAAGTTTTTGGGGTCCaaggagaagggaaaaaaaaattctgaaaaaGCTCAggagtaaaattaaaaaaaatattttgggggaaggaaaaggaaaaacaaaagtagCCCAGTCTGTTGTGAAGGAGACAAGAAGTTTGGGAAAAGAGCAAAGTGTCCCCAGGAGGAAAGTCACTCAACCATCTGTTGGAATCTCCTTAAATAGTTGGGGAAACCCACCCACCTCCTGCCTGTGTGCTTCAGGGGGCGGGCagggaggggtgtgtgtgtgttaatgtgcgttaatgtgtgtgtgtgtttggggggagGGGGTCCTGAATTGTAATGGGCAGGGAGGGCTCGGCGAGAGGAGGAGGGAGCTGAATGAAGCTACTTTTGTACCCATTCATTACCAAATCCTTaaaagaggatttttttttggggggggggggggggggggggggggggcaggctCTCATTTTATTTAGGATCAATACAGCTGAGGAGTTAATGATAAACAACTTATTGTCATAAGgggaaaatatgaaaaaagtaTATCTGTATTCCCCCCGACAGAGGCAATCAGCCTGAAAATAAGCAATGCTGTTTATTTATCCAAGAAGTTTTTATACATCCGTTCTTCCGAAATGATGATACAATTTATTTGATaatttcaaattttatttattgtttagctactgcattaaaataaaaattcataTGGATTCTGGGTCTAAGTTGAcaatagattaaaaaacattgttaaaaAATGAATCATAGTTACTTTCACATTAGCAGGTTGTCCATGAATAAATGTTCTGtcacaataaaacattaataatgGCCTGGGATTTTTTTACGAGTCTGATTTAAGCCTATAAGACCTCTTAgtaattttcattattttattttattttattttatttttttaatttttcctttCTGGTTTAGATTTGATCTCGTAAAGCACCTTTCTTGACTGGTATGCTTGAAGTATGCTATATTCCCTTTATACTTAAGAAGAACATTCAGGTAAAACTGAGTTGAGCGATCTCACATTAGCTTCCGTTTCATGGCCTTTGTGTGTGGGGTCTGGATGTCTCCCATATGTCCCTTTCGTCTGTCTCTGAGTCTAAATTTCATTTATGTTGAATCCAAAATACCCACAGGTGTAAACTGAGTTTGAAGatatcagaaaaacaaaacagccagtCCCTTGTGAACCACACCCAGTTTTGTGAGTAGTTTAAGTTGTTCAAAGATATCCCAGAGGTGTTACTGCTCAGTCATTTCAGGTTTttccagaaaaaagaaagaaagaacaaaataaaacaaaagaaattgaTTGGACCAAATGTTGCCACCATCACTGAGCTTTTCATCAGTTTCAACTGCCAAAATGTACTCTGTCAGTTACTGTTACGTCTGTGGCCTCACATTTATGAGAGATAAGAAGTCGTCCTTACATCTGGGTCAGTGGTGAGTTTTCATCTTCACAGATACTGTTGCTGTGCTGCTGCACTGTAGCACTGTGGACACTGCAGGCACATTTCAGGCAGCGTTAGTGTCGTTGTCGGCCTGCGTGGTTGTAGAGTGCAAAGGGTTTGAAAGCCACGCAGGAAGGGTGTGACAGAATTTCAAATGGGTGATAATGGTGCAGATTTTTAAACAATTGTTTGGGGGAATTATTCATCTACAGGCCTATTCATGTTTACAGCTTGAAAAGGGCTGTAGATGACTGAGGCACAGATGAAAAGGCAGGTCAGTGTTCAGGCCATAAAAATAGCTTAAAGACTGAGTGAAATACCTGAATGGTGAGTTTGACGATTGTGCTATTTGCTGcatgaaaatgcaaatgtcCTCTGGAGCTCACGTTAGCCTGTTTGGAACCTTTTTTCTATATGCAGTAATCGCTAACTAGTAATCATCACACGTGTTGCCTCCTGTAGAGTCTTTCCAGGCAGCTCTGTCGCCTCAATCACAAAGAATATTTTCAGTTATGCAAACGCATCTGAACCAGATTATTTCCTCTGTTTTCCACTTCTGTTTAAAGACAACTGTGAAAAGTATCCCCACTTGATTTTACTGGAACACCAAAGCTCACATATAAAAATGGCTTAAGAAAAAAGAACTACAATTACCAAAGTGCATTAAAGTAAGAAACTTCCATTTGCTTGGCCATACATGTGAGTCAGGTAAAGACTGTGCTTTGAAATCCTAGGATACATCCTTGATTGGATTTTCAGAATATAAGGACCAATGCATTTATAGTCTTTATTGCTCAGAAGTGGAAATTATGGTCAGTTTGTGTGGGTCTGCGGATTGAGAGGTTGTGGGTAACATACGCATACATAACTACAAGCATTTCTCAAAAGAAAGCCAGCAGTGTATGACCTGAGGGTGTTGGCAACATGGCAGGTAAAATGCTGACTGATTAAAAACTTGACTTGAACAGGACAGTGAGTTCACCACAAAAGGGAAGAAACCCCAAGAAATAATGAGAAGCACAGATGGAAATCattacacaaaacaaactgtCCACTACAGTCACTTCTTATGTGTGGGAGGAGCTAAGCTGAAGGACCAACAATGTCACAACTGAGATGTAAcaaaaaagacttgatattttttgCCTCCATTTGTAACTTTTTCTCCTCCTGTAAAAGCACTGATGTCTGAGTGGCGACACCAGGTTCAGGAGAATACTGCAGTAAGCACTTGCACTCTTAGCGCTGGGGTAAATGGGGCGGAGATGTGGTGATGTCACTGTTCATGTTCAACACAGACAACACAGCGAGGACCGTGCTGTTACCATCAGCAGTGATAAGTACCCAGAACTGTGAAGATGTCTGCAGTAGACAGTTTCCTGAGGAAACTTGTTACTTAAACATACTCTGtgtttcaaaacaaacaaaaaacaaaaactcaaaataatcCCAGGTAGCCAAAATCAAATGAAAATGTATGAAAATCTATAAACTGAAATGAACAATGTAACTGTTTGTGTCTGACATGGAACGAATTTGAAACTGATTACAGCTCTTTCCATTGATAAGTTAAAGGTGAGATTTAGAAAGGATAGTTcaaggtcattaaaaaaattaGTTAACAAGTAATCAAAAAATCAACTAGACTAATGCTATGACCGAACAGAAACAGGTAAAATCCTGATTGTGAAATTAATGGAAATAAATGTGaaatgaaaacagacaaaagaaagtttagaacataaatgaaaaaaagtgcattttcttaagctttgttgttgtttgtggctTTTAGATCTGAGTGACAgttacaaacacaaactgtaaaGAAAACACGTCTTATCACAACACCTCGCCGATACAGTACGTTACTGTagcaagcgtgtgtgtgtgtgtgtgcgtgtgtgttcagGAGTAAAACTGTAATTCAGTGTGGTTTCCTCCCTGTGGTCATCAGGTTAGGTAAGACTTTCGTTATGCCTTTCCCCCCTTACACCCCCCTCGCCCCCATTTTttcagatcagtacatgaatctgttgCCTCTCCTtattttcctctctctccctccgtTGCTGTGGTCGGGCCTTCTGAGTGACACAGCAACTGAATCTATTCTTACATAACCAGTGTAACtgtctgtgggtgtgtgtatgtgtgtgggtgtgtgtatgtgtgtctgcttTAGTGGCTGTTTCCTTGTGTATTTTTGCTGTTACAAAATGGTGGTTAAACACCAACAACACGAGTGCAGAGGTGAATATCTTCATTGCAAATAATTGTACCCACAGAGTGGATTCATCTTAAAGCCGGCTGTCGGTGTTAAACCAGGGCAGAGGTAGTTCTGTGGAAAACGTTAAGTCGAATTACTGTTAGAAAAGAACGCACAACTGATAATGTTGTGTTGGGTTGTGTGCATAAAATGCTACAAAGTGGAGAACTCTCAGCTCTGCACAACCGGTGTGAAGTGGGTGTGAAAGCTGCATTATCCGTTTTGGTTAGAGCTAATGGTTGTCGCAGACTTCCTGAATCCAAAAAAGGTGTGTGAGGAGGGGATTTCCAAACTACACCACCATCCAGCATGCAGGGCGAACCGCATTACTGAGACAGAGTGCACCAGTTTATATTCACTCATTTATTCATATATTTAGCTGTTGTTCTGTTTAAATACCATAATGCATGAATTAATGGAACgcttgtaaaaacaaaaaaactacttttaaactttttattaaaattatttattttatttttttattttaacataaaaaGACCCATTATAGATGCAATATTCAAAGTGAGCATTTGACCAAAGTCAAAGTGTTAGTGTGCAGCGCATGATATCTTCCTCTGTAGATAACAGAAAAGAgcttttctgctctttctgcagTGTATTCACTCTGCccacaaaatgctgcagcacttatttatttttttctgctgtgaaaTTATGATCCTAAAATGGTTTACATTGTAATTGCGAATCTTTGTGCTTTCAAATGACGTGTAATTTGATTCAGAATGGGCCAGCAGCAGTGGGATTTTCATTTGGTGTGTTGGGAGGATAATTAGTTACAGATGAGTGTAAAGTGTacgtccccatagggaaatagttcctctgcatttaacccattcacccagtgggcagccaccaatgcagcgcccgggaagcagtgtgtagggacagtaccttgctcaggggtacctcagggtagccgttcagtggagtcgaacccccgaccttccgatcatggggccaccactctacctactgagctatccctgccccaaagATGCAGAAAATGCATCTAAAAAATTACCTTATGAACTGATATAGAGCTTTGAGTGGACTTATACATGTGTTAGGAACTACTATCAGGGGTATGTTCCCACAGTCATGGTGGTGGGTTACGCTCTGCTGGCCGAGTCAGTTAGCAGTAGTTTGGGTGGAGATGAGGGAGGGGCAGGTTTACAGAGGCTGgcaaaaacagtaaaacagagGTTGGTGGTTAGGTCGtatgttttcattatgctgACAGCCAACACAAACATGGGACGTGACATGTGTCAGTCAACACTGCTGATACTTTGACAGCCCGCTGGTGTGTGCTCTGAAAATACAAGCTGTACGCAGTGCTAGAATAACTCCGAGTGAACACGCACGCAATGTAGATTAGTTTTTGCTttgtcacattcacacacacagtgacgctgcctctctctctcttgcacaCACAGACCCAGCATGGTTTTCAGCCCCCTGTCTGAGCCTGTCTTGGCCTCTTTGTCGAAGCCAGCGGGACAAGAGCCCCATTGTCCCGAGGCTTCTCCATATGTTCCCATATTCATCTCAGTGAAGCTTTATGGACAATACCGGCACACAGGATCTGATCAAACTGTCCTCTGAGGCTTAAGCCAGGACAAGAGCTCACCAGAAGCCTCATGTGGCTGTACTGCAGTGAACTGCAAATGGTTGAACAACTGATCACTGAAGCTGGTCCCGGCAATAGTGAAAGTTGGCTATTTGATGATAACACAGGTTTATGTACTTTTAGATGACCAAGGTCTCTCCACCTTCAGCCATAAGTAATCCTAATCGTGTGTTTTAAATTTTTGACCTCTTTAGATGTCTATTTTATTTTGCACCCTTGAGACTTtggatgaaaaaataaatacaaatttggaaatcaaatattttgatAGTGTTGGGGGTTCCTGCTCAACATCTATGAGTACTTTGAGCTCAGGGGGTTAATGTCATGACTTAGACTCCAACACTCTTGGTGAATTAGTCCATATGAATGAATCTAACAAAGAATACATTCTAACATAAGCATCATTTTTAGCGTACtcgttattttattttcaagatTGGAATGAGTTtttacataaaatcagtctgggagtttttgtattttttcatgCAGCTCTGTTGGGTAGAGGGACGTCGTTTCTTACAGAAACTCATGCTGTTTAAATTGAATAACCACGTTTACTAAATTAGACTCACAAATGCCTTCTGACCGCAGCGGACCATTGGGCACTTGTGGATGCAGACAAATAACCCTGGTGTACGACAACAAGGGGTCAAGTTACACATCAGGGTTCTTTATGGGTTGCTAAACAAAGGTGTAATTTTTTTAGTTGCAATTCTTAAAATCTTCCTGTGCATTCAGAGTCAGTTGTGTGCTAAAAGAACAAAGATTATTCAGACTACCTGTGAGCATCCTGGGGGTTATCAGGTGGTAAACGAGACACTATTGTCAGACTTCTTTGAATCTACTCTTAAACGCTTAGAGCACATCCTCTTTGGAGCAGCAGTGTTCCACATAAAGTCGCTGGGATTTTAACtacctaaataaaataaaaaaacaattaatgGTTTTGATATTCATCCTGCCATCCTCCCTCTCACTGCCCTCCATTGTCATGGACGTAGGCTCGTTTAGGTCATTTCCATTTCAGGGTGGATCTGAATAGTCATCATGTGACTTGTTTACAAGGATAtagttgttgtgttgtttgtcgTTAACACATCATTAGGTTTCATAGTTAGTGCTAATCACGGATCATTTTCACAACCTTTTCAAACTGTATGACAAAACTGGTGACTGCAGAGGACCGAGTGTTTTCTACTTTGTGTGGCAAAAGATTTTCCTCCTGTGGCCTTTGGCACAAGTACAAACACTGGTCATGATAGCGTAGATTTTGtgcgctctgtgtgtgtttttgtgtcataGCGACCGAGCTCAAAGTAACACGTAATGCTTTGACAACGATAAGAACAGATTTGAACATGATGGTGTCAAAAATGTTCATAGATCAGTCTTGAActcatatttgcatttaaaataaaaagcagggTAAAAAAAAGAGCATTAAAGGTGGGTGTGGTCACACCTATGAGTAGTAATTACTACTTTATAAACTCATCGACATGTTGATGGGCGTGTCTAATGTGATCCAATATGAGCATAGTTTCTCTTTATCCTTTTATTAATGAAAGTACCATTTTTGGACATGAACTTAAATTGTTACAGTATCAATAGTAATAGATATAAAAAGGTGTACAGGATTTCATTCATTTGTTGTGCATATATGATGGAGGAGATTAGAcacctttgtcttttttcagaACATTATTTTTTATGCAAAAATGAGAAATCAAGCATTGAGAAGCAAAGGAAAAGTAGCACATACACTTAGCTTCAAGGCTGATGGAAACAACACATCAGATGAACTGGAGAACAGACACAGATTTTGGACTTTGTTATGAAGACAAAAATTATCcatgaatgtttttgttttttggctgaAACTTGAGAACTTGGGAATCGTCTGTTTTTGGAGTAATATTTTCTGTAGATTTAATATTTTGGATTAGTGCTCAAAGGTACTcaagatgttaaaaaacaactattaattcattaattgaaaaagaaaacattttttatttaattgcaCATGAACCAACAGATAACAAAGTAGCTGACTGCACTAAAGAGACATTTTCAAAACTGAAACTGTGGAAAAATTAGTATTAATAATATCCTTATCATTCGTTCTGTGGTGGAGCCATTGAGTTCTTTTTGTACCCAGGGAATAAACTCGACACAAACACGACTCTGTCAGCAATAATAAAGCACACAGCAACTCTATCTGCTTTTAAGCTGGTGATTTATGGGACCTTTTCGAAGGTGCCAGGAAATATTTCCAGCCCTGATAGGAGTGAAACAGTTTTAAACGGCCGATTAAAGTGAAAAGTTGTTGAGATTAATGGTGACTACAGTTGAGAAATGAACGTGTCGTTGATGCTGAGAAACAAATGGTGACCCAAGGATGTTGGTGGCTTTTATACAGAGGTGGATAAATCACTATACAGGGACCTGACTCTTGTGAGGTCACACCAACAACTGTGTTAGGACAAGCTGCTAAAGGAGGATATTTCACTTTGTCTTGGCCTTGTTCCATCTACACAGCAAGTTTCCTCTCTTCTAATTGTGCTCCCAGCCTTTGGAAAATGGCTGTAAAAGGGAGATTGATGGTTGCCGTCCTGTAAATACTGCTTCTGGGATTTAAAATAA containing:
- the LOC112429907 gene encoding mRNA decay activator protein ZFP36L1; its protein translation is MPSDFLTPFLELDEEFCKNFRSLEATDGSSTSSQQQRQQHSQRVLGFQRRHSLCPVTLPNSKFNSSSCEMTESACWGLNVTSNQQWSREGQLPRSSLSHIPFRVDRSVSMIEGNSLGGREDKAANLSPPLLLPPPGLCISNTSISSAASSRPTLPPPPPPHISTRYKTELCRTYEESGACKYGAKCQFAHGMDELRGLNRHPKYKTEPCRTFHTIGFCPYGARCHFIHNADELNAAASPQKQKLRPPLLRHSLSFAGFSSSPQTFQPVKESQPCSFLFTRASSVSPPPSSVGSPELLSPRFPEPGPLKHYPFPFSGIGDLAGDSGDSALRFFAVTDSVSARCPTSTFTPKSLPYLLPQQPPASLNACPSLQRCSSADSLSEEGYTSSCSLSSSSSGTESPSFEGRRLPIFSRLSVSDE